In the genome of Phlebotomus papatasi isolate M1 chromosome 2, Ppap_2.1, whole genome shotgun sequence, one region contains:
- the LOC129803524 gene encoding dual specificity protein phosphatase 15 isoform X2, translated as MGNGMNKVLPGLYVGNYRDSKDPQQLDKHNITHILAIHDSPRRLHPDKHYLCVMAADTPDQNLAQYFSVCNDFIHAARLREGNVLIHCLAGMSRSVTVAVAYIMSVTPLTWREALKVVRAGRAVANPNLGFQNQLQEFESAKLSEERKRLKERFPSLALELTDRQQCNDALNNYEELLSNKDICEGHCVRGEVCPTGMCNSATGKGIFRRKSSTSSTSSRSKLAPPGTAQSCPTSPRRSHRVSRDPVLHDLPGTSETDVDVQPSTSLHRSASTVSSLRPRSSPAGLYSYTGSAPTSVHGSRVDLSNVGTGSAIYVGCAPNSRGSVTSVPRLQSSSRSGSQLSIISVSTPPSTPKRSQKR; from the exons ATGGGCAATGGCATGAATAAG GTGCTTCCTGGGCTATACGTGGGTAACTATCGTGACAGCAAAGATCCTCAGCAGTTGGACAAGCACAACATAACGCACATCCTTGCCATCCATGATAGTCCACGACGTCTGCATCCGGATAAACACTATCTCTGCGTCATGGCGGCAGATACACCGGATCAGAATCTTGCTCAGTACTTTTCCGTCTGCAACGACTTCATTCATGCAGCACGCCTTCGTGAGGGTAACGTTCTCATTCACTGTCTAGCAGGAATGAGTCGATCTGTGACTGTGGCTGTGGCCTACATCATGTCCGTAACACCACTAACATGGCGTGAAGCACTGAAAGTTGTGCGAGCCGGACGAGCTGTGGCTAATCCCAACCTTGGCTTCCAGAATCAACTACAGGAATTTGAAAGCGCTAAACTATCAGAA GAGAGGAAGCGACTGAAAGAGAGATTTCCAAGTTTAGCTCTTGAGCTTACGGATCGTCAGCAATGCAATGATGCTC TGAACAATTACGAGGAACTGCTCTCCAACAAGGACATCTGCGAAGGCCATTGTGTTCGCGGAGAAGTCTGTCCAACAG GTATGTGCAATTCGGCGACGGGTAAAGGAATTTTCAGGCGGAAAAGCAGTACATCTTCTACGTCGTCGCGAAGCAAATTGGCACCACCTGGGACAGCACAATCTTGTCCTACGTCACCGCGACGTAGTCACAGAGTCAGCCGAGATCCAGTTTTACATGATTTACCTGGAACCAGTGAAACCGATGTTGATGTACAACCCTCAACAAGTCTCCATCGATCAGCTAGCACTGTCAGCTCATTAAGACCAAGGAGCAGTCCAGCTGGACTGTATTCCTATACAG GATCCGCTCCAACATCCGTCCATGGATCTCGCGTGGATCTCTCAAATGTAGGCACAGGATCAGCAATTTATGTTGGATGTGCTCCAAATTCACGTGGTTCCGTGACATCAGTCCCACGTCTTCAGTCCTCGAGTCGTTCAGGCTCTCAGCTCAGTATCATCTCTGTTTCAACTCCACCGAGTACTCCAAAGCGCTCTCAAAAACGATGA
- the LOC129803524 gene encoding dual specificity protein phosphatase 15 isoform X1 has product MVSPPTCSTAVQVIPSGVQKNAQQKNSVKMVMNWEMSKVLPGLYVGNYRDSKDPQQLDKHNITHILAIHDSPRRLHPDKHYLCVMAADTPDQNLAQYFSVCNDFIHAARLREGNVLIHCLAGMSRSVTVAVAYIMSVTPLTWREALKVVRAGRAVANPNLGFQNQLQEFESAKLSEERKRLKERFPSLALELTDRQQCNDALNNYEELLSNKDICEGHCVRGEVCPTGMCNSATGKGIFRRKSSTSSTSSRSKLAPPGTAQSCPTSPRRSHRVSRDPVLHDLPGTSETDVDVQPSTSLHRSASTVSSLRPRSSPAGLYSYTGSAPTSVHGSRVDLSNVGTGSAIYVGCAPNSRGSVTSVPRLQSSSRSGSQLSIISVSTPPSTPKRSQKR; this is encoded by the exons ATGGTTAGTCCTCCCACCTGCTCTACCGCAGTTCAAGTCATACCATCGGGAGTGCAAAAGAACGCCCAGCAgaaaaattcagtgaaaatggTGATGAATTGGGAAATGAGTAAG GTGCTTCCTGGGCTATACGTGGGTAACTATCGTGACAGCAAAGATCCTCAGCAGTTGGACAAGCACAACATAACGCACATCCTTGCCATCCATGATAGTCCACGACGTCTGCATCCGGATAAACACTATCTCTGCGTCATGGCGGCAGATACACCGGATCAGAATCTTGCTCAGTACTTTTCCGTCTGCAACGACTTCATTCATGCAGCACGCCTTCGTGAGGGTAACGTTCTCATTCACTGTCTAGCAGGAATGAGTCGATCTGTGACTGTGGCTGTGGCCTACATCATGTCCGTAACACCACTAACATGGCGTGAAGCACTGAAAGTTGTGCGAGCCGGACGAGCTGTGGCTAATCCCAACCTTGGCTTCCAGAATCAACTACAGGAATTTGAAAGCGCTAAACTATCAGAA GAGAGGAAGCGACTGAAAGAGAGATTTCCAAGTTTAGCTCTTGAGCTTACGGATCGTCAGCAATGCAATGATGCTC TGAACAATTACGAGGAACTGCTCTCCAACAAGGACATCTGCGAAGGCCATTGTGTTCGCGGAGAAGTCTGTCCAACAG GTATGTGCAATTCGGCGACGGGTAAAGGAATTTTCAGGCGGAAAAGCAGTACATCTTCTACGTCGTCGCGAAGCAAATTGGCACCACCTGGGACAGCACAATCTTGTCCTACGTCACCGCGACGTAGTCACAGAGTCAGCCGAGATCCAGTTTTACATGATTTACCTGGAACCAGTGAAACCGATGTTGATGTACAACCCTCAACAAGTCTCCATCGATCAGCTAGCACTGTCAGCTCATTAAGACCAAGGAGCAGTCCAGCTGGACTGTATTCCTATACAG GATCCGCTCCAACATCCGTCCATGGATCTCGCGTGGATCTCTCAAATGTAGGCACAGGATCAGCAATTTATGTTGGATGTGCTCCAAATTCACGTGGTTCCGTGACATCAGTCCCACGTCTTCAGTCCTCGAGTCGTTCAGGCTCTCAGCTCAGTATCATCTCTGTTTCAACTCCACCGAGTACTCCAAAGCGCTCTCAAAAACGATGA